CATAACTTTCCTTATTAACTATCTCGTTACTTTTTAAGTTAAAAAGCACGGTTTTCATAATTATTTTTGAGATGCCAAACGATTGCGCGAGCTTTTTTGTAATAAATTAGTTAGAATGTGCGCCATCAAGTTTAGAGTCTAATATCTGCCCAGTTTCGACTGGCAAAAAGGTCTTTACCAAAACTGGCCAATATTTTATCCCTACGAGATAAAAACAAGTTCATTTTTGGCAAATATCTTTAGTTTAACTCCATGACTTTGAGGAAGATGGAAGCATGAACAACGCTCGTCCAATTCGCCGCGCCCTTATCAGCGTATCAGACAAAACAGGTATTGTTGAGTTTGCCCAAGCTCTCGCTGAACGCGATGTCGATATCCTATCCACAGGTGGTACTGCCCGCTTGCTTGCTGAGCAAGGCATTGCTGTCACAGAAGTATCCGATTATACGGATTTCCCGGAAATGATGGACGGACGCGTTAAAACACTTCACCCAAAGGTTCATGGTGGTGTTTTAGGCCGTCGCGGTCAAGACGATGATGTGATGGAAAAACACGGCATCACCCCTATCGATATGGTTGTCGTTAACCTATATCCATTTGCTGAAACTGTGGCTAAAGAAGGCTGTACGCTTTCTGACGCGGTTGAGAACATCGATATTGGTGGTCCAACAATGGTTCGCTCTGCGGCGAAAAACCACAAAGACGTGACTATCGTTGTAAATGCACACGACTACGACCGCGTTATTGCAGAAATGGACGCAAACGAAACGTCTCTTACGCTAGAAACACGCTTCGACCTCGCTATCGCGGCATTCGAGCACACCGCGTCTTATGACGGTATGATCGCAAACTACTTCGGCACTATGGTTCCTAGCTACGGCGAGAACAAAGAAGGTGATGAAGAGAGCAAATTCCCTCGCACATTCAACCAGCAATTCGAGAAGAAGCAAGACATGCGCTACGGTGAGAACAGCCACCAAGCAGCTGCTTTCTACGTTGAAGCAAACCCTGAAGAAGCTTCGGTTTCCACTGCTCGCCAAATCCAAGGCAAAGCTCTCTCTTACAACAATATCGCAGACACTGACGCAGCGCTTGAGTGCGTAAAAGAGTTCGATGAACCAGCGTGTGTGATCGTAAAACACGCAAACCCATGTGGTGTTGCACTTGGCGAAGACATCCTTGAAGCGTACAACCGTGCTTACCAAACTGACCCAACATCAGCATTTGGCGGTATCATCGCATTCAACCGCGAACTTGATGCAGTAACAGCATCTGCGATTGTTGAGCGTCAATTTGTTGAGGTTATCATCGCGCCATCTGTCTCTGCAGAAGCAATCAAGATTGTTGCAGCGAAGAAGAACGTTCGCCTACTTGAATGTGGCGAGTGGACAACTAAAACCACTGGCTTCGACGTAAAACGCGTTAACGGTGGCCTACTGGTTCAAGACCGCGACCAAGGCATGGTTACCCTAGACGACCTTAAAGTGGTTTCTAAGCGTCAACCAACTGATGAAGAGCTGAAAGATGCCCTATTCTGTTGGAAAGTAGCGAAGTACGTGAAATCTAACGCGATCGTTTACTCGAAAGGTGACATGACTATCGGTGTAGGCGCAGGCCAAATGAGCCGCGTTTACTCTGCGAAAATTGCGGGCATTAAAGCGGCAGATGAGGGTCTAGAAGTTGCCGGTAGCGTAATGGCTTCTGATGCATTCTTCCCATTCCGTGACGGTATCGATGCGGCGGCAGAAGCGGGCATCAAATGTGTCATTCAACCGGGCGGCTCTATGCGTGATGACGAAGTTATCGCTGCAGCGGACGAACACGGTATGGCAATGATCTTTACCGGTATGCGTCACTTCCGCCACTAGAAAGAAGCGAGCGCTTCGCTTCTGGAAACGGGAACGCGGCGCTCCGAGAAGAGCAAGACTTAACTAAATTTCTCAAAACCGTCATTCCGTATAGCGAGGAACGAGCGTAGTACGGAATCTCTGGGTTTAACATGTTAAACAGATTCCTGACAGTTTTGTTCCTCAACGTCGGGAATGACGATTTTTGATTGAAGGATTTAAAATGAACGTACTTATCATCGGTGCTGGCGGTCGTGAGCACGCTTTAGGTTGGAAAGCAGCACAAAACCCAAACGTTGAAACCGTATTCGTTGCACCTGGTAATGCAGGTACAGCACTGGAGCCTAAACTTGAGAACGTAGACATAGGTGTAGAAGCGATTTCTGAGCTGGTTGCATTCGCTCAAGATAAGCAAATAGAGCTGACGATTGTTGGCCCAGAAGCACCTCTCGTTATTGGGGTGGTTGACGCTTTCCGTGAAGCGGGATTACCTATTTTTGGCCCGACTCAAGCCGCTGCGCAACTAGAAGGGTCAAAAGCATTCACCAAAGATTTCTTAGCCCGTCACAATATTCCTACTGCAGCTTACGCTAACTTCACTGAAATCGAGCCAGCACTGGCTTACGTTCGTGAACGAGGTGCGCCTATCGTTGTTAAAGCAGACGGTCTGGCGGCTGGCAAAGGTGTTATCGTTGCGATGACACTAGAAGACGCAGAAGACGCCATCAAAGACATGCTCGCAGGCAACGCCTTTGGTGAAGCGGGAAGTCGCGTGGTGATCGAAGAGTTCCTTGATGGAGAAGAAGCCAGTTTCATCGTTATGGTTGATGGTGCGAGCGTTTTACCTATGGCCACCAGCCAAGACCACAAACGTGTTGGCGATAAAGACACTGGCCCTAACACGGGAGGTATGGGGGCTTACTCCCCTGCACCAGTAGTCACGCCAGAGATCCACGAACGTATTCTTGAAGAAGTTATCTACCCAACCGTGCGCGGCATGGACGCGGAAGGTCACCCTTACACTGGCTTCCTTTATGCTGGTCTTATGATCGACAAAGACGGCACGCCAAAAGTCATCGAGTATAACTGCCGCTTTGGCGATCCAGAAACTCAGCCAATTATGATGCGTATGGAATCAGATCTGGTTGAACTATGCCTGATGGCTATCGATGAGAAGCTAGATGAAGCCGAATCTAAGTGGGATCAGCGTGCATCTATCGGTGTGGTTCTAGCCGCAGGGGGCTACCCAGCAGACTACGCAAAAGGTGATGTAATTTCTCTGCCTGCCAGTGAAGTGGAAGGCCAGAAGATCTTTCACGCTGGTACAGCGAACAACAAAGCGGGTGAAATCGTAACTAACGGTGGCCGGGTATTGTGTGCAACAGCATTGGGAAATAGCGTCTCAGATGCACAGAAACAAGCGTATAAGCTGGCTCAGCAAGTTAGTTGGAATGGTATGTTCCATCGCAATGACATTGGTTACCGAGCGATAGAGCGCGAACAAAGCGAATAACCTCTCAGTATCAAAAAAGGCGCTTCTTTAGGCGCCTTTTATATTTTAATCAGACAATAAACTAGGTCTTTCAATACACGAGTGCTCTTCATCTGCCAGCATGAGTAAATCTTCAACAATGACTCGATTGGTGCGCGTAGAACCGAGA
This window of the Vibrio neptunius genome carries:
- the purH gene encoding bifunctional phosphoribosylaminoimidazolecarboxamide formyltransferase/IMP cyclohydrolase, translating into MNNARPIRRALISVSDKTGIVEFAQALAERDVDILSTGGTARLLAEQGIAVTEVSDYTDFPEMMDGRVKTLHPKVHGGVLGRRGQDDDVMEKHGITPIDMVVVNLYPFAETVAKEGCTLSDAVENIDIGGPTMVRSAAKNHKDVTIVVNAHDYDRVIAEMDANETSLTLETRFDLAIAAFEHTASYDGMIANYFGTMVPSYGENKEGDEESKFPRTFNQQFEKKQDMRYGENSHQAAAFYVEANPEEASVSTARQIQGKALSYNNIADTDAALECVKEFDEPACVIVKHANPCGVALGEDILEAYNRAYQTDPTSAFGGIIAFNRELDAVTASAIVERQFVEVIIAPSVSAEAIKIVAAKKNVRLLECGEWTTKTTGFDVKRVNGGLLVQDRDQGMVTLDDLKVVSKRQPTDEELKDALFCWKVAKYVKSNAIVYSKGDMTIGVGAGQMSRVYSAKIAGIKAADEGLEVAGSVMASDAFFPFRDGIDAAAEAGIKCVIQPGGSMRDDEVIAAADEHGMAMIFTGMRHFRH
- the purD gene encoding phosphoribosylamine--glycine ligase — translated: MNVLIIGAGGREHALGWKAAQNPNVETVFVAPGNAGTALEPKLENVDIGVEAISELVAFAQDKQIELTIVGPEAPLVIGVVDAFREAGLPIFGPTQAAAQLEGSKAFTKDFLARHNIPTAAYANFTEIEPALAYVRERGAPIVVKADGLAAGKGVIVAMTLEDAEDAIKDMLAGNAFGEAGSRVVIEEFLDGEEASFIVMVDGASVLPMATSQDHKRVGDKDTGPNTGGMGAYSPAPVVTPEIHERILEEVIYPTVRGMDAEGHPYTGFLYAGLMIDKDGTPKVIEYNCRFGDPETQPIMMRMESDLVELCLMAIDEKLDEAESKWDQRASIGVVLAAGGYPADYAKGDVISLPASEVEGQKIFHAGTANNKAGEIVTNGGRVLCATALGNSVSDAQKQAYKLAQQVSWNGMFHRNDIGYRAIEREQSE